In a single window of the Neorhizobium galegae genome:
- a CDS encoding HlyD family type I secretion periplasmic adaptor subunit: MVQDYAPLAEHSIRRLTLVAFATIFLLFGVLGGLAATVHLRGAVIASGTLVVDSYVKTIKHQSGGTVGDVFVKNGDRVLAGQLLVHLNDIQLRANLAVICKRLKELSARIARLLAERDSNEVIDFPNSVFKHQGNAEVAKIIEGEQRLFNDRRASRAGRKAQLIERLNQLSRQAEGLSAQQDGKRGAVSLVKKELASLQSLFERGVIPATRVYALQRDAADLTGDLGSLIASTAEITEKMAETKLQIIQIDDDQRTEISDQLRQAESEVAEYSERMVAARDELQHVDIRAPQAGTVHQLTVHAVGAVVTPGETIMQIVPSSDAFTAELKLAPQDIDQVAVGQDVRLRFSAFSQNTTPQMNGRVTDIAADLTTDQRTGQGYYTLRVHLPQEEWARVGKLTPVPGMPVEAFIQTSERTALAYLVKPLADQVARAFREE, encoded by the coding sequence ATGGTTCAAGACTACGCTCCTCTAGCCGAACACTCAATCCGCCGCCTAACTTTGGTTGCCTTTGCTACGATATTCCTGCTGTTTGGGGTGTTGGGGGGGCTTGCAGCAACCGTTCACCTGCGCGGAGCAGTCATTGCTTCGGGCACGCTCGTTGTTGATAGCTATGTGAAGACCATCAAGCACCAAAGCGGTGGTACCGTCGGTGATGTGTTCGTCAAGAACGGAGATCGTGTCCTCGCCGGACAGTTGCTCGTCCATTTGAACGATATCCAGCTTCGAGCGAATCTGGCGGTCATTTGCAAGCGGCTGAAAGAGCTTTCGGCGCGAATAGCGCGCCTCTTGGCAGAACGCGACTCAAATGAGGTGATCGATTTTCCTAATTCCGTCTTCAAACATCAAGGGAACGCGGAGGTAGCCAAAATCATCGAGGGGGAACAGCGACTGTTCAATGATCGCCGTGCGTCGAGGGCAGGACGAAAGGCACAACTGATCGAACGGTTAAACCAGCTCTCGAGGCAGGCAGAAGGATTGTCGGCCCAACAGGATGGAAAACGCGGTGCCGTCTCCCTCGTCAAAAAGGAACTGGCGAGTTTACAATCGTTGTTCGAACGAGGCGTCATACCTGCGACCCGGGTCTACGCTTTGCAGCGCGACGCGGCGGATCTCACTGGAGACCTCGGGAGTCTCATTGCATCAACCGCTGAGATAACTGAAAAGATGGCAGAAACAAAACTTCAAATCATTCAGATTGACGATGATCAGAGAACTGAAATTTCGGATCAACTGCGTCAGGCAGAGAGTGAGGTCGCCGAATATTCCGAACGCATGGTAGCCGCAAGAGATGAGCTGCAGCATGTAGATATCCGCGCTCCCCAGGCAGGAACCGTCCACCAACTGACGGTGCACGCTGTTGGCGCCGTAGTGACGCCTGGCGAAACGATCATGCAAATCGTTCCAAGCAGCGATGCTTTCACCGCAGAACTCAAGCTTGCACCCCAAGATATCGACCAAGTTGCCGTGGGGCAGGATGTCAGGCTCCGTTTCTCAGCATTTAGCCAAAACACAACGCCTCAGATGAATGGCCGCGTTACGGATATAGCGGCCGATCTCACAACCGACCAAAGAACCGGCCAAGGCTACTACACCTTGCGGGTTCACCTTCCGCAAGAAGAATGGGCGCGCGTTGGAAAGCTCACGCCCGTCCCAGGGATGCCCGTCGAGGCGTTTATTCAGACGAGCGAGCGGACCGCGCTGGCATATCTCGTTAAACCACTAGCGGATCAAGTGGCGCGAGCTTTCCGAGAAGAATAA
- a CDS encoding MaoC family dehydratase, with product MTISLADVPGMVGQELSISDWMTVDQTMINLFADATHDHQFIHVDPDRAAMEGPFGGTIAHGFLTLSLLPAMTFNGLPNIREQTITLNYGFDRVRFLLPVKTGSRVRGRFLLLNGRFRGASILMTTYQVTVELEHESKPALTANWITMVQFNPKDRPKDI from the coding sequence ATGACAATATCTCTTGCGGACGTACCAGGCATGGTTGGTCAGGAACTTAGCATTTCGGATTGGATGACGGTCGATCAAACGATGATCAACCTATTTGCCGATGCGACACATGACCATCAGTTTATCCACGTGGATCCTGACCGCGCAGCGATGGAAGGCCCATTCGGAGGAACGATCGCGCATGGTTTCTTAACACTGTCGCTTCTGCCAGCGATGACCTTCAATGGCCTACCGAACATTCGGGAACAAACAATAACCCTGAACTACGGTTTCGATCGCGTCCGCTTCCTGTTGCCTGTCAAGACCGGCAGTCGCGTACGGGGCCGCTTCTTGCTGTTGAATGGCCGCTTTCGCGGCGCCAGTATTCTGATGACGACTTACCAGGTCACTGTCGAGCTAGAACACGAAAGCAAACCGGCACTCACCGCCAACTGGATAACCATGGTCCAGTTCAATCCAAAGGACCGGCCAAAAGACATCTGA
- a CDS encoding LysR family transcriptional regulator: MRFKGLDLNLLVAFDAVMTERSVTAAARSINLSQPAMSAAIARLRLYFGDELFIMRGRSFLTTPRADALAVAVRDSLLNIQFSIISADPFCPAKSGRCFRFVLSDSMTLVFFGKVAERVAREAPGVSFELLPLDDEPSELLRRGSADFIILPDLFMSNEHPKRKLFGETLVCVGCPRNSLLTKQLSLEKYFSLGHIVAKFGSTKGPSLEQWLSSQHGFKMRVELVVPSFVSIPPLLSGTNRIATLPLRLVKKLEHAIPLRIVKHPFSALSFNEIVQWPALHNADAASIWMREILLQEASSMDYMDAIEPFRSAECSRTRKRGGDVR; this comes from the coding sequence ATGCGGTTTAAGGGACTTGATCTAAATCTTTTGGTTGCGTTCGACGCCGTGATGACTGAGAGAAGTGTCACAGCGGCTGCTCGCAGCATCAACCTCAGCCAGCCCGCCATGAGTGCTGCGATCGCCCGCCTCCGGCTCTATTTTGGCGACGAGCTTTTTATTATGCGGGGGCGCAGTTTCTTAACCACCCCGCGTGCGGACGCACTCGCCGTCGCGGTGCGCGATTCCCTGCTCAACATACAGTTTTCCATCATTTCCGCAGACCCGTTTTGCCCAGCGAAGTCGGGTCGCTGTTTCAGGTTCGTTCTTTCGGACTCTATGACCCTTGTATTTTTTGGCAAGGTCGCGGAGCGTGTAGCCCGAGAGGCGCCAGGGGTCAGTTTCGAACTCCTGCCACTTGATGACGAACCTAGTGAGCTTCTACGCCGAGGAAGTGCCGACTTTATTATCCTTCCCGACCTTTTCATGTCTAATGAGCACCCCAAACGCAAACTCTTTGGGGAGACGCTCGTATGTGTAGGCTGCCCGAGGAATAGCCTGTTAACGAAACAACTGTCGTTAGAGAAGTATTTTTCGCTGGGACATATCGTGGCAAAGTTTGGAAGCACAAAAGGGCCTTCTCTTGAGCAATGGTTGTCGAGTCAACACGGCTTTAAAATGCGTGTTGAACTCGTTGTGCCTAGCTTCGTGTCAATCCCTCCCCTGCTATCGGGTACTAACCGGATAGCGACTCTGCCCTTGCGATTGGTGAAGAAGTTGGAACATGCTATACCACTAAGAATCGTCAAACATCCATTCTCCGCCCTTTCTTTTAACGAGATAGTCCAGTGGCCCGCGCTTCATAACGCAGACGCAGCCAGCATTTGGATGCGAGAAATATTGTTACAGGAGGCGTCGAGTATGGATTACATGGATGCCATCGAGCCTTTCCGAAGCGCAGAATGTTCTCGCACACGGAAGCGAGGGGGCGATGTCCGGTAG